Part of the Propionimicrobium sp. PCR01-08-3 genome, GTCCAATAGCTCAAAAAGAGAGCCGGACCAGTCCACGGCGTCAAGGGCATCCGAGATGAACGATCTCGGAAAGCTATCCTCGCTGTATACGAGAGTGACTCCCCGTTGTTTGCGGACTCTCGCCAAACGGATGACCGGTTCGTTGGCTACGACCCCAAGCTCCTCGCGTTCCTTCTTATCCGGGTCGTTCATAGTGATCGAAAGCACCTGATTGCTCAGCTTGAGACCGCGGCTCGCGGCCATTTCGGTCACTCCTTCGAGCCTGGTGAGCGGCCTCAGGAGTTCTGGCGTGGCGGAATAGAAGCGTCCGGCACCCTTCTTGGAGAAGACAATCCCTTCCTGCTCGAGGAAGCGATAGGCCTCGCGGACGGTGGTGCGTCCGACACCAAGTGCCTTGACCACTTCTGCTTCGGACGGGAGTCTCGCTCCGGTTTGGTATCCGCGTTTTTCGATGAGATCGATGATGGCATCGCGGACGGTGAGTGCGCGTGATTGTGTGCCATTCCCGGGAACGCCGCTTATTGCCATAACCATAATCTAAGGGGTAACCCGGGGGACTACGTCAAATGCAGTCACCCCGGGTCACGAACCCATCTACGCTAGGCCCTCGCAAGTAGTGACGTCTCCGATTTCTGAGAGCTTGGTGCAGAAGCCGCTAAGGGTCTCAGAGTTGACGAACTCTCCGTGTAGCTGTGTCTCAGCGTCGACCTCCTCGCCATTGATCACCTTTGCGGCGATCTCTACAACGGACTGGCCGAGAATGAACGGCGGTTCGGCCTGGGTGCCGTACATCGTCCCTGCCTCGATCGCTTTGAATGCGTCAGCAGTGCCGTCGATACCGATCACCGGCACTTCTCCCGCCCTGCCGATGGCGTCGAGGGCTGCGATCGCACCCAGCGCCATCTCGTCATTGGCTGCGAAGATTCCCGCGACGTCCGGATGCGCCTGCAAGATGTTCGTCATGACGTTGAGCGATTTACCGCGATCGAAATCGCCGGATTGCTGGCTTACGATCTCAATGCCCGAGTATTCGGCCATCGCCTCGCCGAAACCCTGGCTTCGCTCAGCACTCACCGCAAGGCCGGGCGTCCCCATGAGCTCGACGACCTCACCTTCGCCACCGATCGCGTCGGCAAGCTGTTTCCCGGCGATTTGACCGGACTCCACGTTGGAGAAGCCGATGTAACTGGCGAGTGTGCCGTCAGCAGGCTTGCGATCAAATGCCAGCACGGGAATGTCTGCTTGGTTGCCCGCCTGCGTCATAGAGGTTCCCGAGTCGTCGGAGACCGGATTAATCATGATGGCGTCGGGCTGCTTCGTGACGGCGGTCTGCATCAAATCCAGTGCGGTCTTGTCCGAGTCATTGGCATTTTGGACGTCAAGGGTAATGCCGTCGGTCTGTGCTTGTGCCTTCGCTCCATCGACCACGGATACGAACCATGGGTTGTTCAGGGTGGACACGATGAGCGTCGCGCTCCCGCCTTGGCCTGAAGACTCTCCTCGTCCGCATCCGGCGATCGTCAAACTCAGCGCAGTCACAGATGCCATAACGACCGCTGCGGTTCGTAGGTGTCGCATTTCTTCTCCTATCTAGGTTTTCGCAACCAGGTTTTCCGACTGCGGTGGAGTACTACTCGATGTGGTTTGCCGGCCCAGCTTGAACGAGGTCAGCACATTTCTGGCAGCTGCGGAGTTGCGGTCAAGGAAAACCGCCAAGAGGATTACGGCGCCTTTCACAACATCTTGGAGGAAGGGCGAGACACCCAAGAGATTGAGACCGTTGTCGATGACACCGAGCAGCAGCGCGCCGATGGCCGTTCCGACGAGCACGCCACGGCCTCCGCTGAGGCTGGTCCCACCGATGATGACTGCCGCAATCGCGGCCAGTTCCATGCCTTTGCCGGCCGTGGGTTGCGCCGACCCTAACCTCGCCTCGAGGATGAATGCTGCAATGGCGGCGGTCATACCACAGATAACGAATGCTCGGATCTTTACCGAATCAACGTTGATCCCGGCCAAGCGGGCGGCCTCAATGTTGTCGCCGGTCGAATACAGGTAGCGGCCATACCGGCTACGTGCCAGCAGAATGCCGAAGATCACGTAAGTGACCAGCATGATCCACACGGGCGTGGGTATCGCAAGGAAGGACCCTTGACCGATGCTGAGAAAACTCGCGGACTTGACGGAAACTGGATTTCCCTGGGTTATGTACAAGGTGAGTCCAGCGGCCATGCTCAGCATCGCGAGCGTGACTATGAACGACGGCATCTTGAACTTCGTCACGAAGATGCCGGTGATGAGTCCACACAGTGCGCCGACAGCAAGTCCTGCGCCGAGGCCGGCAATTGGGCCATATGTCCTCATGACGAGTGCCGTGGTGACTCCGGCAAGACTCAAGACCGAACCCACCGACAGATCAATCTCGCCGAGGATGATGACGTAAGTCTGGCCGATCGCCAACAGAGCGGTGATGGATGCGGCGAGCAGAACGTTGAGCAGGTTGGGCCCGGTGAGAAAAAGCGGTGTGGCTATGAACAAGAGAACGGACACGCCGAGCAGCATCCAGACTGCCTTCATGTCCCCGAGAATTCGTTTGGCGTATTTCATTGCTCTGTGCTCCTCAACGAATGTGACAAGACGGCCTCTTGAGTCAGGCCGTCTCCCTGAAGTTCGGCGACCGTCGCGCCTTCGCGCATGACAAAAACTCGATCGGACATCTCGACCAGTTCTGGTAAGTCCGAGCTGACCAGCACCACAGCGACGCCGGATGCGGCCATGTCGTTGATGATCCGATAGATGTCGGCCTTGGATCCGACGTCGACGCCTCTGGTCGGTTCCTCCATCAGCAGCACTGTTGGCGCAGTGAGAATCCACTTGCCGAACATCACCTTCTGCTGATTCCCGCCGGAAAGCGTGCCCACCTCTGCCTCCGGCCCTGCCGCCCGGATTCGCATGGCGTTGATCAGGCGCGCGATCTCCATGCGCTCGTCGCCACGTTTGACGAAGCCTGCTTGCGAGAACCTGCGTAGCGAGGCCAGAGAGATGTTATGGCTTACCGGCTGCTGAAGGCATAGACCCTCGTAGCCTCTGTCGGGCGCGAGGTACGACAAGCCTCTGCTGATGGAATCGCGGGGTGAACTGGAAGGAAACGGTTCTCCGGATAGCCATACGTCGCCCCTTCGCCGCGGCAGCAGGCCGAAAAGTGAGCGCAACAGGTCGCCCTTGCCGCATCCCAACGGCCCGCCGATTCCGAGAACTTCGCCCCTGTGAAGCTCGAATGAGATATCGGTGAATGTCGCTCCGGAGAGATTCTTGACACGAAGGACCAGATCCGTTGGAGCCTTCTCTCTGCGCGGATACAGATCGTCCAGCGGACGCCCTACCATGGCGGACACAACTTCGGCTTCCGAAATCGAGTCGACGCGGCTCTCGAGTTCGACTTCGCCATTACGAAGAACGAGCACTCTGTCGCAAAGCGCGAAAAGTTCATTGAGACGATGAGTGATGTAGATCACGCCGACACCCTGGTCTCGCAGCCGCCGGACCTGGGCGAATAGTTGTTGTACCTCCTGGTCATCGAGCGCTGCGGTCGGCTCATCCAAAATGAGTAGTTTCGCTCCTTCGCGTGACGCTTTCGCTATCGCAAGCATCTGCTGGGATGCCGGCGGCAACTTGCCAACGGTCGCGGAGGGCTCCAATGAGATTCCGAGAGTAGACAGAATCTCTTGGGCTGCTCGGTTCATGGCAGCCTTGTCAACCCAGGCCGACCCAAACTCTTTTTGCGAGTCGAGCATGAAGAGATTCTCGGCAACTGACATTTGTGGAAAGAGATTATTCGCGAATTCCTGGTAGATCACCTGGATACCGGCTTGAATTGCTTGGCTCGGAGCGTTGAACGACACCGGGTGTCCGTCCAGGTTGATGCTTCCGCCAAAGTCCTTGTAAGCGCCGGAGATGATCTTTATTAGCGTTGATTTACCCGCGCCATTCTCGCCAACAATGGCCAGGACCTCGCCTCGGCCGGTCTGAAACGTGACGCCCTGGAGGACATCCACCGGACCGAATGATTTCGTGACATCCGTGACTGCAAGCAATGCGTCCTGCCCTAACCTCATGACCTCTCCTTCAACGGATCTGTCAACACGAAGTTAACCTAACAGACAGGTCTATCGACAGCAATAGTGCTAGCGGAACTTGTTACTCGACTGTCATCTAAGTGACGTCTGATCATCGTTGACACTACTTGTCTGTTAGGTATAGCTTGTGGCAGACAAGCACTAAAGGAGGCATCATGCTCAATGCGGTTCCCCATGCGACGGACTTGACCGAGGCACATCTGACTGCGTCAGTCGAAGAATTGGCGGCATCATCGGTCCATCCCTTTCAGGTGTTCGAAGACCTTCCGACGCTGTATTCATGGTTAGCTCGAGAGATGGCTGACGAACTGAAAGCCAGGAATGAGGCAGGTGAGGAGACTCGATGGATTCTTCCCGTAGGGCCGAAGGCACACTATCCAGAATTGGCCCGCATCTGTAATGAAGAGCGGATTTCGTGGAAGAACGTCACAGCTTTTCATATGGATGAGTACCTGGATTGGCAGGGGAGGATGCTTTCGCCGGATAATCCGTTTAGTTTCCGCGGATATTGTGCACGGCACCTCTATGGGTTGCTCGATACGGACTTGTTGCCGTCCGATGATCGGGTGGTGTACCCGGACGTACATGATCCGGACGCGTTCGACACACGAATCGAGGACGCCGGTGGTGCCCATACCTGCTTCGCCGGATTCGGCTATCGGGGACATCTGGCGTTCAACGAGCCGCCGTCGACTCGCTGGCACCATTACTCTGTGGACGAGTTCGCGGCTTCAAAGACTCGGATCATCCCCCTACTCGAGGACACGATCGTTGCTCATTCCAATCGAATGACCGGAGGCTATACGCAGGCGATACCGCGAATGGCGATCTCGATCGGCATGAAGAGCATCCTGAGTTCGCAACACCTACGGTTGATTACCGATGGCGGTGCGTGGAAGCAGTACATCGTCAGAGTTATGGCACTGACGACCCAGCCCGACGTGATGTATCCGTGCACTCTCGCGCACACTCATCCCAACGTGGATATCACAGTGAACCGCGATTCGGCTCTGCCATGCAGCCTTGAGCTATGACTCAGATCTGGGTGTTGGGTCTCTACACCCTCGACCATCTGTACTACGTGCATTCGCTGCCTCGCGCTGAGGAGAGCATCATGGCGAAGCGCTACTTGGTTGCTGATGGCGGTAAAGGGGCCAATCAAGCGGTTTGTGCCGGGCTGCTGGGGTCAGAGGTTCACTTGGTCACTCATCTGGGGACGGACGCGGCCGGAGATAGGGCTGCTGAGATGTTGGTTCAGCATGGCCTTCATCTCGACCGCGTCCTGCACAACGGCCAGCCCACGGCGAACAGCTCGATTGTGATCGACGATCAGGGGAACCAAACGATCACAACATTCGCCGGGGGAGCCTTGCTCATCAGACCTGATGAGGTGGGGCGGATGCTGGCGTCTGCATCTACCCAAGCCATACTCAGCCTGCAGGGTGAACTGACGATGGATGTCTTTCGCGCGGCCCGAGAGGCATGGCATGGATCGGTCGTGGTGAACCCCAGTCCGGTTGAGACGTTCCTAGAGGATTCTGGCGAGCTGTCGGGAGTCGATTGGCTGATCGTGAATCAGCTCGAAGCGCAGGCGCTGACCGCCGCGAGTGCGCCGACGGCTCGACTGGTTGCCGCGGCAGTGGGCGCTCAAGCAGCGATTGTTACAGGCGCGAATGCCGTACTGGTTAGCCAGAATGGGCAACCGGACAGACATTATCCGGTGCCTCAGGTTGCGCCTGTTGATACCACGGGAGCCGGCGACGCCTTCGCCGGAGCGTTTTTGAGCGCGTTGGCGGATGCTCGCTGTATCGACGAATGTATCGATACGGCGATGAAGGTGGCAGCATTCAGCGTTCAGCGAGAAGGGTGCATCCAGTCGTATCCATCGCCGGACGATCTGATCTAGTTGTCGGAGCCACGGCGTTGATGTCCGGTCTGCTGCTCCCAAAGCAGGCGCGCCAGTGTGACGACGGGTCGGCAGTGCTTGGTTATGTGACGCATCCGCGAAGCGCGCACAAATGCCCAGTTCATTGGAATCTGAATTCCCCGGATTGTGACATTCAGGAATCGATGTCGCGACAAGTTGTCGATCCTGACAGGTGCCTGTTTGCTGCGGCCATACTTGAACTCGGATTACAGAGTGACGTGCAACTTCGTTGAAGGATCGGCTACAGTGGTCCCCGCACCGCTTCGGCGGGGCATGCGGATGTAGCTCAATGGTAGAGCCCCAGTCTTCCAAACTGGCTACGCGGGTTCGATTCCCGTCATCCGCTCCCTAGTCAGATGGCATTTGGTGGCTCGATAGATCGCGAATTAGATGCGAAAGGCAGCCAAGCGGTGGGCCAATCGTCTTGTCTTCGCACTGATGCGCGGGTCCGAAGTAGTCCAATCTTCAGCAAAGGTGGTTTCGCGCTTGTCACGCCCCCCGCCGCGCGAGTCGGGAACGATCGCGAACAAGAAACACCAGGGATAAGAGCGCCGCTTGGTCGCATTGGCTGGGTCGCTCCAGAAAATGTCAGAGCCCGGCTCTAAGGTCAGTTCTGTGAGAATCCTGCACACTTCTGACTGGCACATCGGCCGCACCTTCCACGGCTGGTCGACTCTCGATGCCCTGCGCACAGTTCTTGACGCCCTCATTTCCGAGGTGCGTACCCAGAACGTCGATGTGGTTGTGGTCGCCGGGGATATCTATGACTCCTCCACGCCGTCGGCCGAGGCCGTCGAGTTGTTTGACGAGGCGCTGCTGGGATTGAGAAATGCCGGTGCGCAGGTCATAGTCTCGAGCGGCAATCATGATTCCGCCGCCCGGCTCGGGGCGAGAGCGCCGTTCGCCGCGGCTGCGGGAGTTTTCGTCCGCACGAAGACTGAAGAGATCGCAACTCCGGTGACGATCAGTGATGGCGACGGACCCGTGCAGTTCTATGCCGTCCCGTATCTCGACCCGCCCAGAATGCGCAATACCTGGGACGATGCCGAGCAGATGCGCTCCCAGTCGGACGCGCTGCACTACGCGATGGATCTGATCCTGGGCGATCTTGCCGAACGTGGTGGACGATCGGTCGTGCTCGCGCACACCTTCGTCCAAGGCGCGGAAGACGAGGTTTTCGACAACCAGCGCGACATTCTCGGTGGGCTGGACAAGGTACCCGTCCGGGCATTCGAGGGCATTGACTATGTCGCGCTGGGTCACATTCATGGGCGCATGACTCTCGAGAGGAACGTCAGGTACGCGGGTGCACCCTTGCACTACTCGTTCGGCGAGGCATCCAAACCACGCGGCGGCTGGCTCGTCGACCTGGAGTCCGACGGTCTTGCCGACGTGCAATGGCTCGACTTGCCGGTGCCGCGTCCTCTCGACGAAATCCGCGGCGAACTGGACGACCTACTCCACAACGACGCATATGAGAGCTTCCGGTACCACTGGATCAGCGCGGTGCTGGCCGACGACGTCCAGCCCATCGGCGCCATGCGCAAGCTCCAGCGGCGCTTCCCCTACTGCGCGATGCTTCGGCACGAGCCGGCGGCCGCGCAGCAATCAGCCGGGCAGAGCTATGCCGAAATCGTGCGCGGCAAGTCCGACCTGGAATTGATCGATGCCTTTCTCAGCAAGGTCCGCAACGGACGCTCCGCCGACCCGCTGGAAGCTGACCTGCTTCGCAACACCATCTCTGAATATGAGCCGGTCGAGCTGCACGCATGAAGATTCATTGTGTGACCATGACCGGTTTCGGGCCCTTTCGCGACACCGAGACCGTCGATTTCGACGCATTCGACGACGATGGCATCTTTCTCATCACTGGTCCGACCGGTGCCGGCAAGACCTCAATTCTGGACGCCGTAACCTTCGCTTTGTTCGGCTCGGTGCCTCGCTACGACGGCCAACCCGGCGATGCGGTGCGCTCCGACTATCTGGCCCCGGAACAGCCATGCAGCGTCGAGGTGGAGTTCGGAGTCGAGCGACGCCGCTTCAAGGTCACCAGAAGCCCATCGTGGCAGCGTCCGAAGCTCAGGGGCGACGGATTCACCACGGTGCCTGCGAAAGCCGAACTCGACGAACTCATCGACGGCCGATGGGAACGTCTGCAATCCAGAGCCGTTGACACGGCACGCCAGATCGCCGACCTGATTCGAATGACCGGCAAGCAATTTCAGCAGGTCGTTTTGCTGGCTCAGGGCCAGTTTCAAGAGTTCCTGGTCGCCGACACCGAAGGCCGGCGCGAGGTACTGCAGGCCTTGTTCGGAACCAAACGCTTCTCCGAATACGAGAGGTCGCTCACCGA contains:
- a CDS encoding sugar ABC transporter ATP-binding protein, which encodes MRLGQDALLAVTDVTKSFGPVDVLQGVTFQTGRGEVLAIVGENGAGKSTLIKIISGAYKDFGGSINLDGHPVSFNAPSQAIQAGIQVIYQEFANNLFPQMSVAENLFMLDSQKEFGSAWVDKAAMNRAAQEILSTLGISLEPSATVGKLPPASQQMLAIAKASREGAKLLILDEPTAALDDQEVQQLFAQVRRLRDQGVGVIYITHRLNELFALCDRVLVLRNGEVELESRVDSISEAEVVSAMVGRPLDDLYPRREKAPTDLVLRVKNLSGATFTDISFELHRGEVLGIGGPLGCGKGDLLRSLFGLLPRRRGDVWLSGEPFPSSSPRDSISRGLSYLAPDRGYEGLCLQQPVSHNISLASLRRFSQAGFVKRGDERMEIARLINAMRIRAAGPEAEVGTLSGGNQQKVMFGKWILTAPTVLLMEEPTRGVDVGSKADIYRIINDMAASGVAVVLVSSDLPELVEMSDRVFVMREGATVAELQGDGLTQEAVLSHSLRSTEQ
- a CDS encoding substrate-binding domain-containing protein, with protein sequence MRHLRTAAVVMASVTALSLTIAGCGRGESSGQGGSATLIVSTLNNPWFVSVVDGAKAQAQTDGITLDVQNANDSDKTALDLMQTAVTKQPDAIMINPVSDDSGTSMTQAGNQADIPVLAFDRKPADGTLASYIGFSNVESGQIAGKQLADAIGGEGEVVELMGTPGLAVSAERSQGFGEAMAEYSGIEIVSQQSGDFDRGKSLNVMTNILQAHPDVAGIFAANDEMALGAIAALDAIGRAGEVPVIGIDGTADAFKAIEAGTMYGTQAEPPFILGQSVVEIAAKVINGEEVDAETQLHGEFVNSETLSGFCTKLSEIGDVTTCEGLA
- a CDS encoding PfkB family carbohydrate kinase, encoding MTQIWVLGLYTLDHLYYVHSLPRAEESIMAKRYLVADGGKGANQAVCAGLLGSEVHLVTHLGTDAAGDRAAEMLVQHGLHLDRVLHNGQPTANSSIVIDDQGNQTITTFAGGALLIRPDEVGRMLASASTQAILSLQGELTMDVFRAAREAWHGSVVVNPSPVETFLEDSGELSGVDWLIVNQLEAQALTAASAPTARLVAAAVGAQAAIVTGANAVLVSQNGQPDRHYPVPQVAPVDTTGAGDAFAGAFLSALADARCIDECIDTAMKVAAFSVQREGCIQSYPSPDDLI
- a CDS encoding exonuclease SbcCD subunit D, producing MRILHTSDWHIGRTFHGWSTLDALRTVLDALISEVRTQNVDVVVVAGDIYDSSTPSAEAVELFDEALLGLRNAGAQVIVSSGNHDSAARLGARAPFAAAAGVFVRTKTEEIATPVTISDGDGPVQFYAVPYLDPPRMRNTWDDAEQMRSQSDALHYAMDLILGDLAERGGRSVVLAHTFVQGAEDEVFDNQRDILGGLDKVPVRAFEGIDYVALGHIHGRMTLERNVRYAGAPLHYSFGEASKPRGGWLVDLESDGLADVQWLDLPVPRPLDEIRGELDDLLHNDAYESFRYHWISAVLADDVQPIGAMRKLQRRFPYCAMLRHEPAAAQQSAGQSYAEIVRGKSDLELIDAFLSKVRNGRSADPLEADLLRNTISEYEPVELHA
- a CDS encoding GntR family transcriptional regulator gives rise to the protein MAISGVPGNGTQSRALTVRDAIIDLIEKRGYQTGARLPSEAEVVKALGVGRTTVREAYRFLEQEGIVFSKKGAGRFYSATPELLRPLTRLEGVTEMAASRGLKLSNQVLSITMNDPDKKEREELGVVANEPVIRLARVRKQRGVTLVYSEDSFPRSFISDALDAVDWSGSLFELLDIYGVHVVQSVTQISAQCLPDDVAEQLGEDATTPYLLLVQQHRNETGRPVLYSRDWHRGSEITFEVTRHR
- a CDS encoding ABC transporter permease, coding for MKYAKRILGDMKAVWMLLGVSVLLFIATPLFLTGPNLLNVLLAASITALLAIGQTYVIILGEIDLSVGSVLSLAGVTTALVMRTYGPIAGLGAGLAVGALCGLITGIFVTKFKMPSFIVTLAMLSMAAGLTLYITQGNPVSVKSASFLSIGQGSFLAIPTPVWIMLVTYVIFGILLARSRYGRYLYSTGDNIEAARLAGINVDSVKIRAFVICGMTAAIAAFILEARLGSAQPTAGKGMELAAIAAVIIGGTSLSGGRGVLVGTAIGALLLGVIDNGLNLLGVSPFLQDVVKGAVILLAVFLDRNSAAARNVLTSFKLGRQTTSSSTPPQSENLVAKT